A single genomic interval of Halococcus saccharolyticus DSM 5350 harbors:
- a CDS encoding TIGR00341 family protein, with translation MRLVQVLIPNGTRESVLTALDEEGIDYAVWEETGRGDFEALLSFPIPESGVEPVLEKLETVGIREDAYTIVLATETVVSERLTKLQKRYDGLRISREELVARAEDLAPARSTYIAFLVLSTIIATAGLLQDSAATIIGAMVVAPLMGPAITASVGTVLGDERLVSRGVAFQIFGLALAVAVGAVMGWLLKDTFLLPPELDIRTIPQVAERTSPTFLSLFLALGSGIAGAISVMRNAGSALVGVAIAVALIPPAATAGLGLAWGYETVAIAAGTLVLVNLLAINLSALVLFYLAGYRPVEDPTYDQQSIRRNVLKRLGGIIAGMLLLSAVLGAVTVGEFLTSNVDLELQNEAQAMLDEPGYEGLNFEGTTTEFDFVRYVTNENYEMEILVGVEEGATVPPDLAQQLDDRLSEATGAENLTVRIVFLDEQVSD, from the coding sequence ATGAGGCTTGTTCAAGTCCTGATACCGAACGGAACTCGAGAGTCGGTGCTTACTGCCCTTGACGAGGAAGGCATTGACTACGCTGTCTGGGAGGAGACCGGACGCGGCGACTTCGAAGCGCTCCTCTCGTTTCCTATCCCCGAGAGTGGTGTCGAACCAGTCTTAGAGAAACTCGAAACCGTAGGTATCCGTGAGGACGCCTACACCATCGTCTTGGCAACCGAAACCGTCGTCTCCGAACGTCTCACGAAACTGCAAAAGCGCTACGATGGCCTCCGTATCTCGCGTGAGGAGCTGGTCGCTCGGGCTGAGGATCTCGCGCCCGCCCGGTCGACCTATATAGCCTTCCTCGTACTGAGTACCATTATCGCCACCGCAGGCCTCCTCCAAGACTCAGCGGCAACTATCATCGGAGCGATGGTGGTCGCACCACTCATGGGACCAGCTATCACTGCAAGTGTCGGGACCGTTCTTGGTGACGAACGACTGGTCTCCCGAGGCGTGGCGTTCCAGATATTCGGGTTGGCACTGGCCGTCGCCGTCGGTGCCGTCATGGGCTGGCTGCTCAAGGATACGTTCTTGCTCCCGCCAGAACTCGATATCCGAACCATCCCGCAGGTCGCCGAGCGAACCAGTCCAACGTTCCTCTCGTTGTTCCTCGCGCTCGGCTCTGGCATCGCCGGTGCGATCAGCGTGATGCGCAACGCTGGATCTGCTCTCGTCGGTGTCGCCATCGCCGTTGCGCTCATCCCGCCCGCCGCGACAGCGGGCCTCGGCCTTGCCTGGGGATACGAAACGGTCGCCATCGCAGCCGGGACACTCGTCTTGGTCAACCTGCTCGCCATCAACCTCTCTGCCCTCGTGCTGTTCTACCTCGCTGGCTATCGGCCTGTCGAGGATCCTACGTACGATCAACAGTCAATTCGCCGCAACGTTCTCAAACGACTGGGCGGCATCATCGCTGGTATGCTACTCCTCTCGGCCGTCCTCGGCGCAGTCACCGTCGGCGAGTTCCTCACCAGTAACGTGGACCTCGAACTCCAGAACGAAGCACAGGCGATGCTCGATGAACCGGGGTACGAAGGGTTGAATTTCGAGGGGACGACCACCGAATTCGACTTTGTGCGGTACGTCACGAACGAGAACTACGAAATGGAGATTCTCGTCGGTGTCGAGGAGGGTGCGACAGTCCCACCCGATCTCGCACAGCAGTTGGATGACCGATTGAGCGAGGCAACGGGTGCCGAAAACCTTACCGTTCGCATTGTATTCCTTGACGAGCAGGTCTCCGATTAA
- a CDS encoding sugar O-acetyltransferase: MSTEKAKMLNGEPYDASDPELVAERERARELTRQYNVTDETAHERRDELLDELLGSTDKNCHVEPPFRCDYGYNIHVGKNFYANVDCVVLDVCRVEIGCNCLIGPGVHIYTATHPIDATERAEGLESGESVTIGDDAWIGGRAVIDPGVTVGDGAVVGSGAVVTQDVPENVVVKGNPAAVVKELD, from the coding sequence ATGTCCACCGAGAAAGCGAAGATGCTGAACGGGGAACCCTACGACGCGAGCGACCCCGAACTCGTGGCCGAACGGGAACGCGCGCGAGAACTCACCAGGCAGTACAACGTGACCGACGAGACAGCCCACGAACGGCGAGACGAACTCCTCGACGAACTCCTCGGCTCGACGGACAAGAATTGCCACGTCGAACCACCTTTCCGGTGTGATTATGGCTACAACATCCACGTCGGCAAGAACTTCTACGCGAACGTCGACTGTGTGGTGCTCGACGTCTGCCGGGTCGAGATCGGCTGCAACTGCCTCATCGGGCCGGGCGTCCACATCTACACCGCGACCCACCCGATCGACGCGACCGAGCGAGCCGAGGGACTGGAGTCCGGCGAGTCGGTCACGATCGGTGACGACGCTTGGATCGGTGGGCGGGCAGTGATCGATCCCGGTGTCACGGTCGGCGACGGTGCGGTGGTCGGTTCCGGTGCGGTCGTCACCCAGGACGTTCCCGAAAACGTCGTGGTCAAAGGCAACCCGGCAGCAGTCGTGAAAGAGCTCGACTGA
- the hmgB gene encoding hydroxymethylglutaryl-CoA synthase, which produces MTVGIDAVEIHAGKLRLDLAETFAPAMDEDPGKYTKGLGLHASSFPDVHEDIVTMGANAAHRLMERKGLEPADIGRIDVATESAFDNSKPVSTYVAGCLEKVFDGDFHHANKGERKFACISGTQSLDDAYNWIRAGRNRGRAALVIATDTALYARGDAGEATQGAGAIAMLIDENPDLVALSQEQGFGSADETDFLKPNQQFPSVDGKRSVQVYLARMREALEDYESVAGRVHSEDFRYVPFHTPFPGMVRKAALLGYRHMTRGTAIEDDLEPAIGRQPLPDEFDDESGYRDAVREYMDALKETDQYGEWYDRAIEPTLDIARHVGNWYTGSVHVARVSALRRAREDGLDATGERLLVGSYGSGAQAEIHTETVQEEWETELAALSIEDQLDDRRDISFEEYEEIHDVHNHAKESTYDALTTPSGEFVRDGQGPMNERTYRYVE; this is translated from the coding sequence ATGACCGTCGGTATCGACGCCGTAGAGATCCACGCGGGCAAGCTCCGACTCGACCTCGCGGAGACGTTCGCGCCAGCGATGGACGAAGACCCCGGAAAGTACACCAAAGGCCTCGGGCTCCACGCGAGTTCGTTCCCCGACGTCCACGAGGATATCGTCACGATGGGCGCGAACGCCGCCCATCGATTGATGGAGCGCAAGGGACTCGAACCCGCAGACATCGGCCGGATCGACGTCGCGACGGAGAGCGCGTTCGACAACTCCAAACCCGTCTCGACGTACGTCGCGGGCTGTCTCGAAAAGGTGTTCGATGGAGATTTCCACCACGCAAACAAGGGCGAGCGGAAGTTTGCCTGTATCTCGGGCACCCAGAGCCTCGACGACGCGTACAACTGGATCCGCGCCGGCCGGAATCGGGGTCGGGCGGCGCTGGTGATCGCCACCGACACCGCGCTCTACGCTCGTGGCGACGCCGGCGAGGCGACCCAGGGAGCTGGCGCGATCGCGATGCTGATCGACGAGAACCCGGATCTCGTGGCGCTCAGTCAGGAGCAGGGGTTCGGCAGCGCCGACGAGACCGACTTCCTCAAGCCGAACCAGCAGTTCCCCAGTGTGGACGGCAAGCGCTCGGTGCAGGTTTACCTCGCGCGGATGCGCGAGGCTTTGGAGGACTACGAGTCGGTCGCGGGCCGGGTCCATTCAGAGGACTTCCGGTACGTCCCCTTCCACACCCCGTTCCCGGGGATGGTCCGGAAGGCCGCGCTGCTCGGCTACCGCCACATGACCCGCGGCACCGCGATCGAGGACGACCTCGAACCCGCGATCGGCCGACAGCCCCTTCCCGACGAGTTCGACGACGAGTCGGGCTATCGCGACGCCGTCCGCGAGTACATGGACGCGCTCAAGGAGACCGATCAGTACGGTGAGTGGTACGATCGCGCCATCGAGCCGACGCTCGACATCGCGCGCCACGTCGGCAACTGGTACACCGGCTCGGTTCACGTCGCCCGCGTGAGCGCGCTCCGACGCGCCCGTGAGGACGGACTCGACGCCACGGGCGAACGCCTCCTGGTGGGATCGTACGGCAGCGGCGCGCAGGCCGAGATCCACACCGAAACCGTCCAGGAAGAGTGGGAGACAGAGCTCGCCGCGCTCTCGATCGAAGACCAGCTCGACGACCGGCGCGACATCTCTTTCGAGGAATACGAGGAGATCCACGATGTCCACAACCACGCGAAAGAGAGTACGTACGACGCGCTCACGACACCAAGCGGCGAGTTCGTCCGCGACGGCCAAGGGCCGATGAACGAGCGGACCTACCGATACGTCGAATAG
- a CDS encoding TrmB family transcriptional regulator: MTDHDDAVAALQRLGLSSYEAQVFIALQRVDSGTVRDVAQLTEVPRSQVYGAAEDLAERGLIDIQQSNPIQYRAVGIEEARTRLRERLEREEERAFEYIETARNERTAEAETQEDIWTVRGRDTIADRVKQLVAGADDRVVHGIRAPSMLDNGVLDALLAAADRGVDVTVLSANQTVRDRIADTGDVVVRAAPDAPEDQRSGRVLVVDADTLLLSVHGGRDLEDHEAAIWSAETGFAAVLVSMLDVWLDMHLEDGADR; encoded by the coding sequence GTGACCGACCACGACGACGCGGTTGCGGCGCTTCAACGCCTCGGCCTGTCGAGCTACGAGGCTCAGGTGTTCATCGCACTCCAGCGGGTCGACTCTGGAACCGTCCGCGACGTCGCCCAGCTCACCGAGGTGCCGCGCTCGCAGGTCTACGGGGCGGCCGAGGACCTCGCCGAACGCGGTCTCATCGACATCCAGCAGTCGAACCCGATCCAGTACCGCGCGGTCGGGATCGAGGAGGCACGCACTCGGCTCAGGGAGCGCCTCGAACGCGAGGAGGAGCGGGCGTTCGAGTACATCGAGACCGCCCGGAACGAACGCACCGCCGAGGCCGAAACCCAGGAAGACATCTGGACGGTGCGCGGTCGGGACACCATCGCCGATCGAGTGAAACAGCTCGTCGCGGGGGCCGACGACCGCGTGGTGCACGGCATCCGTGCCCCCTCGATGCTCGACAACGGCGTTCTCGACGCTCTCCTCGCGGCAGCCGATCGCGGCGTCGACGTGACGGTACTGAGCGCGAACCAAACCGTGCGCGACCGAATCGCCGACACCGGGGACGTGGTGGTGCGTGCAGCACCCGACGCCCCCGAGGACCAGCGCAGCGGGCGTGTTCTCGTCGTGGACGCGGATACGCTCTTGCTCAGCGTCCACGGTGGTCGGGATCTCGAAGATCATGAGGCCGCGATCTGGAGCGCCGAAACCGGCTTCGCCGCAGTGCTCGTGAGCATGCTCGATGTCTGGCTCGACATGCATCTCGAGGACGGTGCGGATCGATAA
- a CDS encoding efflux RND transporter permease subunit, producing the protein MVDYQRYIDRVDEWITERPRTVIIAFVLLTVVFGAGLANISTDAGTSQFTEDSPAQTALDQIDQEFSASFEESNGSTQLIQSGSNVLAKDELLAMLEAQQRLTEHEELRVVGSSSAASVVAQTIDPTATTPSAQIDAIEGATTGEIEDAIQTAAEGPGFTGLVSNDFNRESASASATIGTVQHDVLGGVSSSAAGTGGESPLTPIQTRSQEVVGSVDSDIRVFGSGLVADEFTNIIFDSLIIVVPAAALLILIFLVFAYRDPIDLLLGVLSLVMAVIWTFGFTGLAGLPFSQMLIAVPPLLLAVGIDFGIHAINRYREERVQGIDIKPSMRTATDQLLVAFFIVTGTTVVGFAANGISDLQPIRQFGLVAAIGIVFTFLIFGIFLPAAKVWADQLRAKYGIPEFGLSPLGSEGSVLGRVLLVGVGAAKRAPYALLVVTLLISVASGFYATGVDTSFSQDDFLPPEEIPDYVEGLPEPFAPGEYTVTDTTNFLEERFSTTQGSSVTVYAEGPLREDYSLEAIQRANEDPPDAIVSSNREADAESIIGVIDTYAEQSPEFAQLVDRNDVDDDGVPDDNLETIYDELLDSPYRAQALQYITEDYRSTQVVYSTESSATQDEIASDARSLADRYRFSATATGQTIVLQAVSGTILTSAIQSLIAAFVVTAIFLILIYYVIEGRPSLGLVNLAPIVVSVALLAGSMRLFGIPFNALTATILSIAIGLGIDYSAHFVHRFADEYHEYDEEVLPALEETVRGTGGALTGSMLTTTTGIGVLALAITPILGQFGLVLALTIFFAYIASILVTPSVIVVWGRYA; encoded by the coding sequence ATGGTGGACTACCAGCGCTACATCGACCGGGTCGACGAGTGGATCACCGAGCGGCCGCGCACGGTGATCATCGCGTTCGTGCTCCTCACGGTCGTCTTCGGGGCCGGGCTCGCCAACATCTCGACTGACGCCGGTACCAGCCAGTTCACCGAGGACAGCCCCGCACAGACCGCACTCGATCAGATCGATCAGGAGTTCTCGGCGTCGTTCGAGGAGAGCAACGGCAGCACACAGCTCATCCAATCGGGATCGAACGTGCTCGCCAAAGACGAACTACTGGCGATGCTCGAAGCCCAGCAGCGCCTCACCGAGCACGAGGAGTTACGAGTCGTCGGGTCATCGAGCGCAGCGAGCGTCGTCGCCCAGACCATCGACCCGACCGCGACGACACCGAGCGCACAGATCGACGCGATCGAGGGCGCGACCACTGGAGAGATCGAGGACGCGATTCAAACTGCCGCCGAAGGCCCCGGATTTACCGGCCTCGTGAGCAACGACTTCAATCGGGAGTCGGCGTCGGCTTCGGCGACGATCGGGACCGTCCAGCACGACGTTCTCGGCGGCGTCTCGTCGTCGGCAGCAGGCACAGGCGGCGAGAGTCCGCTGACGCCGATTCAGACGCGCTCCCAGGAGGTCGTCGGGAGCGTCGATAGTGACATCCGGGTGTTCGGCAGCGGGCTCGTCGCCGACGAGTTCACCAACATCATCTTCGACTCGTTGATCATCGTGGTACCCGCTGCCGCCCTTCTCATTCTGATCTTTTTGGTGTTCGCCTACCGCGACCCGATCGATCTGCTGTTGGGCGTACTTTCGCTCGTGATGGCAGTCATCTGGACGTTCGGGTTCACCGGCCTCGCCGGGCTGCCGTTCTCCCAGATGCTGATCGCGGTGCCGCCGTTGTTGCTCGCGGTCGGGATCGACTTCGGCATCCACGCCATCAACCGGTATCGCGAGGAACGGGTCCAGGGGATCGACATCAAACCGTCGATGCGGACCGCGACCGACCAGTTGCTGGTGGCCTTCTTCATCGTCACCGGCACCACTGTGGTGGGCTTCGCCGCGAACGGGATCAGCGATCTCCAGCCGATCCGGCAGTTCGGGCTGGTCGCCGCGATCGGGATCGTGTTCACCTTCCTGATCTTCGGTATCTTCCTGCCGGCAGCGAAGGTGTGGGCCGACCAGCTCCGAGCGAAGTACGGCATCCCGGAGTTCGGCCTCTCGCCGCTCGGGTCAGAGGGATCGGTGCTGGGACGCGTGCTGCTGGTCGGTGTCGGGGCCGCAAAGCGCGCGCCCTACGCCCTGTTGGTCGTGACACTGCTCATCTCGGTGGCCTCGGGCTTCTACGCCACCGGCGTCGACACCTCCTTCTCCCAGGACGACTTCCTCCCGCCGGAAGAGATCCCCGACTACGTCGAGGGACTGCCCGAACCGTTCGCCCCCGGCGAGTACACGGTGACCGATACGACGAACTTCCTCGAAGAGCGATTTAGCACTACCCAGGGGAGTTCGGTGACGGTGTATGCCGAAGGGCCGTTACGCGAGGATTACAGTTTGGAAGCGATCCAGCGCGCCAACGAGGACCCACCCGACGCGATCGTGTCGAGCAACCGCGAGGCCGACGCCGAGAGCATCATCGGTGTGATCGACACGTACGCGGAGCAGTCACCCGAGTTCGCACAGTTGGTCGACCGGAACGACGTCGACGACGACGGCGTGCCCGACGACAACCTCGAAACGATCTACGACGAACTGCTCGACTCGCCGTACCGCGCCCAGGCGCTCCAGTACATCACCGAGGACTACCGGAGCACACAGGTAGTCTACTCGACCGAATCGAGCGCCACCCAGGACGAGATCGCGAGCGACGCGCGGTCGCTCGCCGATCGGTATCGCTTTAGTGCGACCGCGACCGGTCAGACCATCGTGCTCCAGGCAGTCTCCGGGACGATCCTCACGTCGGCGATCCAGAGCCTCATCGCAGCGTTCGTCGTCACGGCGATCTTCCTGATCCTCATCTACTACGTCATCGAGGGCCGACCGTCGCTCGGGCTCGTCAATCTCGCGCCGATCGTGGTCTCGGTCGCGCTGCTCGCGGGATCGATGCGCCTCTTCGGTATCCCCTTCAACGCGCTGACCGCGACGATCCTCTCGATCGCGATCGGACTCGGGATCGACTACTCCGCACACTTCGTCCACCGCTTCGCCGACGAGTACCACGAGTACGACGAAGAGGTCCTTCCCGCGCTCGAAGAGACGGTCAGGGGGACTGGCGGCGCGCTCACGGGGAGCATGCTCACGACCACCACTGGTATTGGAGTGCTCGCGCTGGCGATCACACCGATCCTCGGCCAGTTCGGGCTCGTGCTCGCGCTGACCATCTTCTTCGCGTACATCGCGTCGATCCTCGTCACGCCGTCGGTGATCGTGGTCTGGGGGCGATACGCGTGA
- a CDS encoding COG1361 S-layer family protein gives METPMNRSTVFTLLIGLLVIQGSVAGVVGNDANASANGTNATTEESSVTEHPTEDNGSVDMEAIMNSATNNSSEPRSESDNSSNGTSETTTASETTTTEEESTTTETATTTTPTETTTESTTQSETTTETTTTTPTETESSDSTRQTEDSESESSTTGGETSTTTTDGQSGGNGAATQPSGQSESQSPEAGGAQSQPTGQAAAGADSTSAQTASTAGSQGGSAAQAGAERSSGGQAGSAQAGGAQAGGAQTGGAPSGAAPSGAGGQAGTGAQTGGSQAGAGAQAGGTQAGGAQAGGNGAQTASPDAEFNVTGVDDSVAVGGSGTVAVTIENTGEDATDAVVDFQSPSGDLLFGQSPTTSRYVGEWDEGETRTIEVTMQATPSADTAEYPVRATVSYEDDDGNAAQSAPLTFGVTPGGEQSFSLGSVDGDLSVGDSGTITGTITNEGPETATDAVLTVGPNASRDVIPRQTQVVLGTLDPDESEGFELPVIVDSEAEPGLRQLPLTVQYYDDDGNPMQSSTLNARVEIDEERDDFAIESVEPAVEAGEEGTLSVTLTNTGGNVTDATVSTQSLSGGILFGQSANATRFVEDWDAGDTRTFEYDVRAAEGATGATYPLQTSISYDDSDGDQGQAGPLAFGVTPGESVDDFSVVETTSNVQVGDEGPISVTLENTGANASEATVSLQSLTGDITFGRTANATQFVGDWPAGAQRTITFNATASNTTDVQSYPFQASVSYSDGDGDTARGGPFTIGVTPQPEQAFDLDNAASTLRVGDEGNVTAQITNEGPQDVQNAVVQLVTQGENINPQETEFAVGNLPAGETANVSFPVEVTDSAEAGQRQFSFVVEYDNQNGDPRRSGTLDTQVPIEPQRDEFTIEPANASVGAGSSETMTLNVTNNRDSVVRNVNAKAFVDAPLSISSDEAYISRLGPGETKQIAFDVSAGGDASEGQYPLSVDFQYDTADGESKLSQTYEVPVETTASEGGGLFSSLGLTIGLVALLVVIGVGWVWSRR, from the coding sequence ATGGAGACACCGATGAATCGTTCGACAGTATTCACCCTCCTCATCGGATTGCTCGTGATCCAAGGGAGCGTTGCCGGTGTCGTCGGCAACGACGCGAACGCCTCGGCCAACGGGACCAACGCGACGACCGAGGAGTCGTCGGTCACCGAACATCCGACCGAGGACAACGGGTCGGTCGACATGGAGGCCATCATGAATTCGGCGACGAACAACTCGTCGGAGCCACGAAGCGAGAGTGACAACAGCTCCAACGGAACGAGCGAAACCACGACGGCCTCCGAAACCACAACGACGGAGGAGGAATCGACGACCACGGAGACTGCAACCACGACGACACCAACCGAGACGACTACGGAATCCACGACACAGTCCGAAACAACGACGGAAACAACCACGACGACACCGACCGAGACGGAGTCGTCGGATTCGACACGCCAAACGGAGGATTCTGAGAGCGAGTCGTCGACGACCGGCGGTGAAACCTCGACGACAACGACTGACGGGCAGTCGGGAGGCAATGGCGCAGCCACTCAGCCGTCCGGGCAGTCGGAATCGCAGTCACCTGAGGCAGGAGGAGCCCAGAGCCAGCCCACCGGACAGGCGGCCGCCGGAGCGGACAGCACGTCCGCCCAAACGGCGTCGACAGCCGGCAGCCAAGGAGGGAGCGCAGCCCAAGCGGGTGCGGAACGTTCCAGCGGCGGACAGGCCGGTAGCGCACAGGCGGGTGGCGCACAAGCCGGCGGTGCACAGACTGGAGGAGCACCGAGTGGTGCAGCACCGTCCGGGGCCGGTGGACAGGCTGGAACAGGCGCACAGACCGGTGGATCGCAGGCTGGCGCAGGTGCACAGGCGGGCGGCACACAGGCTGGCGGAGCACAAGCCGGCGGTAACGGCGCACAGACCGCCTCGCCGGACGCCGAGTTCAACGTCACCGGCGTCGACGACAGCGTGGCGGTCGGCGGCAGCGGCACCGTCGCGGTCACCATCGAGAACACCGGCGAGGACGCGACCGATGCGGTCGTCGACTTCCAGTCGCCGAGCGGCGATCTCCTGTTCGGCCAGTCGCCGACCACGAGCCGGTACGTCGGCGAGTGGGACGAGGGCGAGACCAGAACCATCGAGGTGACGATGCAGGCCACGCCGTCGGCCGATACCGCGGAGTACCCGGTGCGGGCGACGGTCTCCTACGAGGACGACGACGGCAACGCGGCCCAGTCCGCGCCGCTGACGTTTGGCGTCACGCCCGGGGGCGAGCAGTCGTTCTCGCTTGGCAGCGTCGACGGTGATCTCTCGGTCGGCGACAGCGGCACGATCACGGGCACGATCACGAACGAGGGACCCGAGACCGCGACCGACGCGGTGCTCACGGTCGGTCCGAACGCCAGCCGCGACGTGATCCCCCGACAGACCCAGGTCGTGCTCGGGACCCTCGACCCCGACGAGTCAGAAGGGTTCGAACTCCCAGTAATCGTCGACAGTGAGGCCGAACCGGGACTGCGCCAGCTCCCGCTCACGGTGCAGTACTACGACGATGACGGGAACCCGATGCAGAGTTCAACTCTCAACGCACGAGTCGAGATCGACGAGGAGCGCGACGATTTCGCGATCGAATCGGTCGAACCCGCGGTGGAAGCAGGTGAGGAAGGAACGCTCTCGGTCACACTCACCAACACCGGCGGGAACGTCACCGACGCCACGGTTTCGACCCAGTCGCTTTCGGGCGGCATCCTGTTCGGCCAATCGGCGAACGCCACCCGGTTCGTCGAGGACTGGGACGCGGGCGACACCCGGACCTTCGAGTACGACGTGCGCGCCGCCGAAGGTGCGACCGGCGCGACCTATCCGCTCCAGACCTCGATCTCGTACGACGATAGTGACGGTGATCAAGGACAAGCCGGTCCGCTGGCGTTCGGCGTCACGCCCGGCGAGTCCGTCGATGACTTCAGCGTGGTCGAGACGACCTCAAATGTACAGGTCGGCGACGAGGGACCGATCTCGGTGACGCTCGAAAACACGGGCGCGAACGCCTCGGAGGCGACCGTCTCGCTCCAGTCGCTCACCGGCGACATCACCTTCGGCAGAACCGCGAACGCGACCCAGTTCGTCGGCGACTGGCCGGCGGGCGCACAGCGGACGATCACGTTCAACGCCACCGCGAGCAACACGACCGACGTACAGAGCTACCCGTTCCAGGCGTCGGTGTCCTACAGCGACGGTGATGGCGATACGGCCCGCGGTGGGCCGTTCACGATCGGCGTCACGCCACAGCCCGAACAGGCGTTCGATCTCGACAACGCCGCGAGCACGCTCCGAGTCGGTGACGAGGGCAACGTCACCGCACAGATCACGAACGAGGGACCACAGGACGTGCAGAACGCGGTCGTACAGCTCGTCACGCAGGGCGAGAACATCAATCCGCAAGAGACCGAGTTCGCGGTCGGCAATCTGCCGGCGGGCGAGACGGCGAACGTCTCGTTCCCGGTCGAGGTGACTGACAGCGCCGAGGCGGGCCAACGCCAGTTCTCCTTTGTCGTGGAGTACGACAACCAGAACGGCGATCCACGCCGGAGCGGGACGCTCGACACACAGGTCCCGATCGAGCCACAGCGCGACGAGTTCACGATCGAGCCCGCGAACGCGAGCGTCGGTGCGGGCTCCTCGGAGACGATGACGCTCAACGTGACCAACAACCGCGATAGCGTGGTCCGCAACGTCAACGCCAAGGCGTTCGTCGACGCCCCGCTGTCGATCAGCAGCGACGAGGCGTACATCTCGCGACTCGGCCCGGGTGAGACGAAACAGATCGCCTTCGACGTGAGCGCGGGCGGCGACGCGAGCGAGGGTCAGTACCCGCTGTCGGTCGACTTCCAGTACGACACGGCGGACGGCGAGTCCAAGCTCTCACAGACCTACGAGGTGCCGGTCGAGACCACCGCATCGGAGGGTGGCGGGCTCTTCTCGTCGCTCGGGCTGACGATCGGCCTCGTTGCGCTGCTCGTCGTGATCGGGGTCGGCTGGGTCTGGTCACGACGGTGA
- a CDS encoding NAD-dependent epimerase/dehydratase family protein, producing MVNIAVTGAAGNVGRTITDAFDDHDVTPLTYEDEDDIDGIVCDVTDREAFVDALAGQDVLIHLAGNPSPYADWDALSEPNIEGAYNAYEAALANDLDRVVYASSNHAVNMDDVDEPDEPETMTADAPTVHPDSPPRPDSYYGVTKVAAEALGNYYADRHGIEVVNVRIGWLMTPDELADTQTDPDGSPPEDAARFARAMWLSPHDCRDVLHRAATTDLPETPLTVHAVSRNDDRYLSLTHTQRVLGYQPRDNATEALDR from the coding sequence ATGGTGAACATCGCGGTGACCGGCGCGGCCGGCAACGTCGGCCGGACGATCACTGATGCGTTCGACGACCACGACGTGACGCCACTGACGTACGAGGACGAGGACGACATCGACGGGATCGTCTGTGACGTCACCGATCGCGAGGCGTTCGTCGACGCCCTTGCGGGCCAAGACGTGCTGATTCACCTCGCGGGCAACCCCTCACCGTACGCCGACTGGGACGCCCTCAGCGAACCGAACATCGAAGGGGCCTACAACGCCTACGAGGCGGCGCTCGCGAACGATCTCGATCGCGTGGTCTACGCCAGCTCGAACCACGCGGTCAACATGGACGACGTTGACGAGCCCGACGAACCCGAGACGATGACCGCTGACGCACCGACGGTCCATCCCGACTCCCCGCCACGGCCGGATTCGTACTACGGGGTCACGAAAGTCGCTGCCGAGGCGCTCGGCAACTACTACGCCGACCGCCACGGGATCGAAGTCGTCAACGTCCGAATCGGCTGGCTCATGACTCCAGACGAACTCGCCGACACCCAGACCGATCCCGACGGTTCGCCACCCGAAGATGCCGCCCGGTTCGCCCGCGCGATGTGGCTCAGCCCACACGACTGCCGGGACGTTCTTCACCGAGCGGCCACAACCGATCTCCCCGAAACGCCCCTCACCGTCCACGCTGTCTCGCGGAACGACGATCGGTATCTCTCGCTGACCCACACCCAGCGGGTGCTCGGCTATCAGCCACGCGACAACGCGACCGAGGCGCTGGATCGCTGA
- a CDS encoding universal stress protein, whose translation MAKEMLVPFDGSERSRRALEYTLTEYPEAAITAIHVLNPAEWGYNSTGSGLGKRWYEEAREESEEVRAEATALAEEHGATVSTTTADGTPGETIAEYVAEHDVDHVAIGSHGRSGPKRLLLGSVAETVARSVSIPVTIIG comes from the coding sequence ATGGCAAAGGAGATGTTGGTGCCGTTCGACGGATCGGAACGGTCGCGACGCGCACTGGAGTACACGCTCACCGAGTACCCCGAGGCAGCGATCACGGCGATTCACGTCCTGAACCCGGCGGAATGGGGCTACAACTCCACTGGCAGCGGTCTCGGCAAGCGGTGGTACGAGGAAGCCCGTGAGGAGAGCGAAGAGGTGCGTGCAGAAGCGACAGCACTGGCCGAAGAGCACGGGGCGACGGTATCGACGACCACCGCGGACGGCACACCGGGTGAGACGATCGCCGAGTACGTCGCCGAACACGACGTCGATCACGTCGCCATCGGGAGTCACGGCCGCTCGGGACCGAAACGGCTCCTCCTCGGGAGCGTCGCCGAAACCGTCGCGCGCAGCGTCTCGATTCCGGTCACGATCATCGGCTGA